A region from the Candidatus Bathyarchaeota archaeon genome encodes:
- a CDS encoding 50S ribosomal protein L32e — protein MKRPRQEKAAAEQAVKLRKAVKARKPKFRRHESWRYKRLKESWRKPRGLDNKMRLKAKGWPKAVNVGYRGPRIARGLHPSGYEEVLIHTLDEIVEVDPKTQAIRIAHTVGTRKRIQIALQAREREIHVLNPLVKREIEEELLEETISEPQETKVKPEKKTKHSKRSKRRKGSDNK, from the coding sequence ATCAAAAGACCAAGGCAAGAGAAGGCTGCTGCTGAACAAGCAGTAAAGTTGCGGAAGGCCGTGAAGGCGAGAAAGCCCAAGTTTAGACGCCACGAAAGCTGGCGTTACAAACGCTTGAAGGAAAGCTGGAGAAAACCCCGCGGATTAGACAATAAGATGCGACTTAAAGCAAAAGGTTGGCCCAAGGCCGTAAATGTTGGCTATCGTGGACCGCGAATTGCTAGAGGACTACACCCGTCAGGATACGAGGAAGTACTAATTCACACACTAGATGAAATAGTAGAGGTGGACCCTAAAACTCAAGCCATACGAATCGCTCACACTGTAGGAACTAGAAAACGAATTCAAATTGCGTTACAGGCAAGAGAAAGAGAAATTCATGTTTTGAATCCACTTGTCAAAAGGGAAATTGAAGAAGAGTTGCTTGAAGAAACGATTTCAGAACCTCAAGAGACTAAGGTAAAACCAGAAAAGAAAACGAAACATTCCAAACGCTCCAAACGGAGGAAAGGAAGTGATAACAAATGA
- a CDS encoding 30S ribosomal protein S5, with protein MRRRSRRRRIRRRKREVSETWTPKTSLGKMIQEGRISSMEEIFMEGLKIRESEIVDLLLPDLQEEVININLVQKQTDAGEKSQFKAIVAVGNRDGYIGLGGGKTRQVRAAIEKAAVNARLNVNFVRRGCGSWECGCGKPHSMSFQTTGKCGGVEIVLIPGPRGLGLVAGETAKIILGLAGIKDCWTRSFGSTRTIPSFAYAVFDALKKTYSLITPEDWVR; from the coding sequence ATGAGAAGACGAAGTCGAAGACGACGTATAAGAAGAAGAAAACGCGAAGTAAGCGAAACGTGGACGCCAAAAACCTCCCTTGGCAAAATGATCCAAGAAGGCCGCATTTCTTCTATGGAAGAAATATTTATGGAAGGATTGAAGATACGCGAGTCAGAAATTGTAGATCTTTTGCTTCCTGATTTACAAGAAGAAGTTATTAACATAAATTTGGTGCAAAAACAAACCGACGCTGGAGAGAAGTCGCAGTTTAAAGCAATAGTAGCAGTTGGTAACCGTGATGGCTACATAGGGTTAGGCGGTGGGAAAACAAGACAAGTACGTGCAGCAATTGAAAAAGCAGCTGTGAACGCACGGCTCAACGTGAATTTTGTCCGTAGAGGTTGTGGCAGTTGGGAATGTGGATGTGGAAAGCCACATTCAATGTCATTTCAGACAACAGGCAAATGTGGTGGTGTAGAAATTGTTTTAATTCCAGGACCTAGGGGTCTCGGCTTAGTTGCAGGTGAAACAGCGAAGATAATTCTAGGGCTTGCAGGAATAAAGGACTGTTGGACAAGGAGCTTCGGTTCGACAAGAACTATTCCATCGTTTGCCTATGCTGTTTTTGACGCCCTTAAAAAAACTTACAGCCTTATTACACCTGAAGACTGGGTGAGGTAA
- a CDS encoding Swt1 family HEPN domain-containing protein yields MSRRISKELMQTLMEKTSLKRPTIYAKITEIAQADGRSCSNLVYALEYAHRNGLDPRRYAGKEALKEYREYRRSHPRDPIVVTKTRTIAKRRVAGVKFSSRPDIPEIALPSGKVREARQMATVYPFLYVFENSVREFIRTTLEDIHGKNWWDTSVSTETKSKASGRQGKQGASRYYGKKAPHPLYLVDLDDLRNIIIRNWKDFEPKLPKLPNTQAWIINTIQMIEEIRNIVAHNNPISKDDEQKLKVNIKEWVKRIYHEAN; encoded by the coding sequence ATGTCGAGGAGAATCAGTAAGGAATTAATGCAAACACTTATGGAAAAGACCAGTCTTAAACGGCCAACCATCTATGCAAAGATAACAGAGATAGCGCAAGCTGATGGACGAAGTTGTTCAAACCTGGTGTATGCTCTTGAATATGCTCATCGGAATGGGTTGGATCCGCGTAGATATGCAGGTAAAGAAGCTTTGAAAGAATATAGAGAATATAGACGTTCTCATCCTCGGGATCCCATAGTAGTCACAAAAACTCGAACAATCGCCAAAAGAAGAGTTGCTGGAGTGAAGTTCAGTTCTCGTCCTGACATACCTGAAATAGCTCTTCCATCAGGAAAAGTTCGAGAAGCAAGGCAAATGGCTACTGTTTATCCGTTTCTGTACGTATTCGAAAACTCAGTAAGGGAATTCATTAGAACAACACTAGAAGATATTCACGGAAAAAACTGGTGGGACACATCCGTCTCAACAGAAACAAAGAGCAAAGCTTCGGGTCGGCAAGGCAAACAGGGCGCGTCGCGATATTATGGAAAAAAAGCACCACATCCCCTTTATCTTGTAGACCTTGACGACCTAAGAAATATAATAATACGAAACTGGAAGGATTTTGAACCAAAGCTTCCCAAACTTCCGAACACCCAAGCATGGATTATCAACACCATTCAAATGATTGAGGAGATCCGAAACATCGTCGCACACAACAATCCGATTTCAAAAGACGATGAACAAAAACTGAAAGTCAACATCAAGGAATGGGTCAAGAGAATCTATCATGAGGCGAATTGA
- a CDS encoding HNH endonuclease, giving the protein MFGQKSSSKRNRLIEDIISVEDILLEYIIDNGWKDYNKFAKKLTEKIVEKQPSTQEDLVRLVGNFAHPFFAFNGITKEQFVVRFPLTELLRQSRIPRQSVTLTTTKKRSTPKRRAISKKLRLLILERDGYRCCTCGRTAKETKLEVDHRIPVAKGGTDSLNNLWTLCIDCNRGKSDLYI; this is encoded by the coding sequence ATGTTCGGACAAAAATCCTCCAGCAAGAGAAATCGTCTAATTGAAGACATAATAAGTGTCGAAGACATACTCCTAGAATACATTATCGATAATGGGTGGAAAGATTACAACAAGTTTGCTAAGAAACTGACTGAGAAAATAGTTGAAAAACAGCCATCGACGCAGGAGGACCTAGTAAGACTGGTAGGCAACTTTGCCCATCCGTTTTTTGCTTTCAATGGCATTACTAAAGAACAATTTGTGGTTCGATTCCCTCTAACTGAGTTGTTAAGGCAATCCAGAATTCCAAGGCAATCGGTTACTCTAACTACAACAAAAAAACGCTCAACACCTAAACGTAGAGCGATCTCTAAGAAGCTTCGCCTACTTATTCTTGAAAGAGATGGTTATAGGTGTTGTACGTGTGGCAGAACTGCGAAAGAAACGAAACTTGAAGTAGATCACAGAATACCTGTAGCAAAGGGAGGCACGGATAGTCTCAACAACCTTTGGACTCTTTGTATTGATTGCAATAGAGGCAAATCTGACCTCTATATTTAG
- the secY gene encoding preprotein translocase subunit SecY: protein MAGRFLGIFKPMARFLPEATPPRRRVAFNQKLLWTALALIIYLIMAEIPLYGLQAGESGFEMSYLRIIFASNRGTLLELGIGPIVTAGLILQLLAGSGMINVDMSNPEDRGLFTTASKFFSILLTGVQASAYIIGGVYGSLPVSISIIIFLQLLFAGIIIMLLDEMIQKGWGIGSGISLFIMAGVAQRILWDSFALTPGLADQKSYGAFPALLQTITSGQPVFSFALKYVPFNATSGTVAHLIPAIDNAFIRSQNLPALLGFFTTIVVFLVVIYVEGIRVELPVSHADYRGYRGRYPIKLLYVSNLPVIFTSALFANVYFFSQIIWLNFNRNNSNFFFNLLGTYSAAAGQQPQPIGGLVYYVIAPRSILDVTLDPMRAMVFAVFMIIFCVIFSLTWLEVGGLGPSTVAKQLVDSGMHIPGYRRSAGPIETMLKRYIPAVTVLGGIVVGTIAAFADFFGVFGTGMGVLLSVGIIYQYYQQLMQERVAEMYPAFRRLFGG, encoded by the coding sequence ATGGCGGGCAGATTTCTCGGAATTTTCAAACCCATGGCGAGATTCTTGCCGGAGGCGACACCGCCTAGAAGAAGAGTTGCGTTTAACCAGAAGCTGTTGTGGACCGCTCTAGCGCTAATTATCTACCTTATCATGGCTGAAATCCCGCTTTATGGCTTGCAGGCGGGAGAAAGCGGCTTTGAAATGAGTTATCTCAGAATCATATTTGCCTCTAACAGAGGGACACTACTGGAACTTGGCATAGGTCCAATAGTGACTGCGGGTTTGATCCTTCAGCTTTTAGCTGGTTCAGGAATGATAAATGTCGACATGTCTAACCCTGAAGACCGCGGGCTCTTCACAACTGCGAGTAAATTCTTTTCAATACTACTCACAGGAGTTCAAGCGTCCGCTTACATAATCGGCGGCGTCTATGGGTCACTGCCAGTATCGATAAGCATCATCATTTTTCTCCAACTTCTGTTTGCAGGGATAATAATCATGCTGCTAGATGAGATGATTCAAAAAGGTTGGGGAATAGGAAGCGGAATTAGCCTTTTCATTATGGCTGGAGTAGCCCAGAGAATATTGTGGGACAGCTTCGCTTTGACACCAGGGCTAGCTGATCAAAAGAGTTACGGCGCCTTTCCAGCATTATTGCAAACCATTACATCAGGTCAGCCAGTGTTTTCTTTTGCTCTAAAATATGTGCCATTCAATGCTACTTCTGGCACTGTTGCACACCTCATCCCAGCAATTGATAATGCTTTCATCAGATCTCAAAATCTGCCTGCACTACTGGGATTTTTCACAACAATTGTGGTGTTTCTTGTCGTCATATATGTGGAAGGCATCAGAGTAGAGCTACCTGTTTCCCATGCTGACTACAGAGGTTACCGCGGCAGATACCCCATCAAGCTTCTATATGTTTCCAACTTACCTGTAATCTTTACTTCCGCTCTATTCGCCAACGTATACTTCTTTTCGCAGATTATCTGGCTCAACTTCAACCGAAACAACTCAAACTTTTTCTTCAATCTTCTAGGAACCTATTCAGCAGCGGCTGGGCAACAACCTCAACCTATAGGCGGTTTAGTTTACTATGTAATAGCGCCGCGTAGCATCCTAGATGTAACTTTGGATCCAATGAGAGCAATGGTTTTTGCTGTTTTTATGATAATATTTTGTGTAATCTTCTCACTCACTTGGCTTGAGGTAGGCGGTCTAGGGCCATCGACCGTTGCGAAACAATTGGTGGATTCAGGCATGCATATTCCAGGGTACAGAAGATCAGCTGGACCTATAGAGACCATGCTGAAGCGCTATATCCCAGCAGTTACAGTTCTCGGAGGAATTGTTGTTGGCACTATTGCGGCCTTTGCAGACTTTTTCGGGGTTTTTGGGACAGGCATGGGCGTGCTGCTTTCTGTCGGCATTATTTATCAGTATTATCAACAGTTAATGCAGGAACGGGTTGCAGAGATGTATCCAGCATTCCGCCGCTTATTTGGAGGCTAA
- a CDS encoding EMC3/TMCO1 family protein, with product MFITLFIDWLLAPQAPAATIFIIILCVSLTFLTSLVNRLLTNPEQMRAWRKEIKEWTSEFKEAQRNKDKKKLAKVEKQKAKIMKLQQKMSWQSMKISLLFFIPFILMWQVLWGIYQGPIAFLPGFGPLSIVYWYLLCSLFFSTLFSRIFGVGIGAE from the coding sequence ATGTTTATAACCTTGTTCATAGATTGGCTGTTAGCACCGCAAGCGCCAGCAGCAACAATTTTTATCATTATACTCTGCGTGTCTCTAACCTTTCTTACTTCCTTAGTTAACCGTTTACTTACTAATCCGGAGCAAATGCGTGCTTGGAGAAAGGAGATTAAGGAGTGGACGAGCGAATTTAAGGAAGCTCAACGAAACAAGGACAAGAAAAAACTCGCTAAAGTGGAAAAACAAAAAGCCAAAATAATGAAGCTACAACAGAAAATGTCATGGCAGTCAATGAAAATATCACTGCTTTTCTTTATTCCTTTTATTCTTATGTGGCAGGTGCTTTGGGGCATTTACCAAGGGCCTATTGCATTTCTTCCAGGTTTCGGACCACTTTCAATAGTTTATTGGTATCTTCTATGCTCCTTGTTCTTTAGCACTCTATTCTCTAGAATCTTTGGCGTCGGAATAGGAGCGGAATGA
- a CDS encoding 50S ribosomal protein L14e, with protein MSAVEVGRICVKVVGREAGRKCVIVDLIDKNFVLLTGPKEVTGIKRRRVNISHIEPTGEKIKLDRGATDEDVAQALETAGKTEEMKELVKPQVV; from the coding sequence ATGTCTGCAGTTGAAGTTGGGAGAATCTGTGTGAAAGTCGTCGGTAGAGAGGCGGGACGCAAATGCGTGATCGTAGACCTGATTGACAAGAACTTCGTCCTCTTAACTGGACCCAAGGAGGTTACAGGAATAAAGCGCAGAAGAGTCAACATAAGTCACATAGAACCAACAGGAGAAAAAATTAAACTCGACCGAGGGGCAACCGACGAAGATGTGGCTCAAGCACTGGAAACGGCTGGGAAAACTGAAGAAATGAAAGAACTTGTCAAACCTCAAGTTGTGTAA
- a CDS encoding 50S ribosomal protein L34e, which produces MPRPALRTRSRKRKYRSLPGGRSKVLYKKEKTNNPRCSNCGRYLTFLPHSALKIRKLPKSQKRISRIFGGQLCHICLRNLLKQTSRTL; this is translated from the coding sequence GTGCCACGCCCTGCATTGAGAACGAGAAGTAGAAAGCGAAAATATCGTTCTTTACCTGGCGGACGCAGCAAGGTACTATACAAAAAAGAAAAGACAAACAATCCAAGATGTTCTAATTGTGGACGCTATCTCACATTTCTACCCCACTCAGCCTTGAAGATACGCAAGCTTCCTAAGTCCCAGAAAAGAATCAGCCGCATCTTCGGCGGACAACTCTGCCACATTTGCCTCCGAAACTTGCTGAAGCAAACATCACGAACACTTTGA
- a CDS encoding 50S ribosomal protein L30 — MAEKRECLAVVRVRGTVGVSPEMKKTLGILHLNRNCHITLVDNRPSFFGMLKKVRHFVAWGEITKENILLLLSKRGKLIGNKKLDEEYAQKVGYKTLEELAGAICELKVDFRHLPDIKPVFRAHPPRKGYKGKIKKSYAAGGVTGYRGKAINKLVENMI, encoded by the coding sequence ATGGCTGAAAAACGAGAATGCTTGGCAGTGGTTCGAGTTCGAGGAACAGTTGGTGTATCACCTGAAATGAAGAAAACTCTTGGAATCCTTCACCTAAACCGAAACTGCCACATAACCCTTGTCGACAACCGCCCCAGCTTCTTTGGTATGTTAAAGAAGGTTAGACACTTTGTTGCTTGGGGTGAAATAACAAAAGAGAATATACTTCTGCTACTCAGCAAGCGGGGGAAACTCATCGGCAATAAAAAGCTTGACGAGGAGTATGCTCAGAAAGTTGGCTATAAGACTTTGGAAGAGTTAGCTGGGGCTATATGCGAACTAAAAGTCGATTTTCGACATCTACCAGACATCAAACCGGTTTTCAGAGCGCACCCTCCAAGAAAAGGATACAAAGGAAAAATAAAGAAGAGCTATGCTGCTGGCGGAGTTACTGGGTACCGTGGCAAGGCAATTAACAAACTTGTAGAAAACATGATTTGA
- a CDS encoding class I SAM-dependent methyltransferase, whose product MKHEHSEDEHYYAKQPKSKPQLGLIRTHLRGHFFEFLTSSSVFSKRRIDLGTRLLIESMILPKKGYVLDLGCGYGPVGIAAATFNSDLHVIMADVNERAVWLAKENAKRNRVDNVEIRHGFLYEPVENAKFAAILCNPPVSAGMQIVSPIITDAPKHLRENAVFQMVVRSKIGGKRLLNELKKTLGNVEVLARKSGYRVLLSKKP is encoded by the coding sequence ATGAAGCATGAACATAGCGAGGATGAACACTATTATGCCAAACAACCCAAATCGAAGCCTCAACTTGGATTAATACGCACCCACCTTCGCGGGCACTTCTTTGAGTTCTTAACGTCTTCAAGTGTTTTTTCAAAGAGACGTATCGATTTAGGAACACGACTTTTAATTGAATCAATGATTTTGCCGAAAAAAGGCTACGTGTTGGATCTGGGTTGCGGCTATGGTCCGGTTGGGATAGCAGCTGCCACATTCAATTCCGATTTACATGTAATCATGGCTGATGTGAATGAACGGGCAGTATGGTTGGCCAAAGAGAACGCAAAACGTAATAGAGTAGATAATGTTGAGATTCGCCACGGATTTCTCTACGAACCAGTAGAAAATGCGAAGTTTGCTGCCATTCTGTGCAATCCTCCAGTAAGTGCCGGAATGCAAATAGTATCACCTATAATCACAGATGCCCCCAAACATCTCCGGGAAAATGCAGTGTTTCAGATGGTTGTAAGATCAAAGATTGGAGGAAAACGCCTTCTAAACGAATTAAAAAAGACTCTTGGCAATGTAGAAGTTCTGGCGAGAAAAAGCGGTTACAGAGTGCTTCTCTCCAAAAAGCCTTAA
- a CDS encoding 50S ribosomal protein L18 produces MAKGPSYCVPFRRRREGKTDYKARKALILSRLPRMVTRGSLKHMNVQIIEATTTGDKVIVSANSQELKNYGWQAACGNLPSAYLTGLLCGTRAVAKNMKKAVADIGLHQPTKGARVFASLKGVLDAGISVPHGVEKLPDEKQLRGQHIADYAKSLASSNVELYERTFSKYLERKLAPEKLVEHFNAAKEKIAAPPKRKKARKAKKKVKRKVKNL; encoded by the coding sequence ATGGCAAAAGGTCCATCCTATTGTGTTCCATTTCGGAGACGCAGAGAAGGCAAAACGGACTACAAAGCAAGAAAGGCACTGATACTCTCAAGACTTCCTCGCATGGTAACGAGAGGGTCACTGAAACACATGAACGTTCAAATTATAGAAGCTACCACAACAGGTGACAAAGTCATTGTCTCAGCTAACTCGCAAGAGCTAAAAAATTATGGTTGGCAAGCTGCATGTGGAAACTTACCTTCTGCATATCTAACTGGCCTATTATGCGGTACGAGAGCAGTGGCTAAAAATATGAAAAAAGCCGTTGCGGACATAGGACTTCATCAACCTACAAAGGGAGCTCGTGTTTTTGCCTCTTTAAAGGGCGTTTTAGACGCTGGTATTAGTGTTCCACATGGCGTAGAGAAACTGCCAGATGAAAAACAATTAAGAGGACAACACATCGCCGATTATGCTAAAAGTTTAGCCTCTTCAAATGTTGAACTCTATGAAAGAACATTTTCTAAATACTTAGAAAGAAAACTTGCTCCAGAAAAACTAGTGGAACACTTTAATGCAGCAAAAGAAAAAATAGCAGCCCCACCCAAGAGAAAGAAGGCGAGAAAGGCAAAGAAGAAAGTTAAAAGGAAAGTTAAAAACCTATGA
- a CDS encoding LacI family DNA-binding transcriptional regulator, with translation MNASKKEDNATLRELRKISKILILANASIIEKELSKIANSDARKKIWVLIDGKRMPKDLAKEAGVTQMAVSYFLNAAASAEFIEYTKREPPCKILDYVPPSWIDLVMEERGEAEQEASKEVEDMKDKTNEKELAPQTVEADSTIIPKQEKDGENEQGKE, from the coding sequence ATGAATGCGTCAAAAAAAGAAGACAATGCAACATTGCGCGAACTAAGAAAGATATCGAAAATACTGATACTCGCCAATGCATCTATCATCGAGAAGGAACTTTCAAAGATTGCTAATAGTGATGCCCGCAAAAAGATATGGGTTCTTATAGATGGCAAAAGAATGCCAAAAGACTTGGCGAAAGAAGCTGGCGTGACCCAAATGGCAGTCTCCTACTTCCTTAATGCCGCAGCATCTGCTGAATTCATCGAGTACACTAAACGTGAACCTCCATGCAAAATACTGGATTATGTTCCTCCTTCTTGGATAGATCTAGTCATGGAGGAAAGAGGTGAGGCTGAACAAGAGGCATCGAAAGAGGTTGAAGATATGAAAGACAAAACAAATGAGAAAGAACTCGCTCCTCAAACTGTGGAAGCAGATTCAACAATAATACCCAAACAAGAAAAAGATGGTGAAAATGAGCAAGGAAAAGAATGA
- a CDS encoding tyrosine-type recombinase/integrase — MTITPEKGSNPRQFKVSGKLIAMLNALPREDERIWKAKLKTITRTFEGSRARITEITKNLRLKRITFHTFRHWKATMEYHKTKDILHVMKMLGHKNISNTLRYTQLIEIDDDEFISKVAKTVEEACALIELGYDYITEFRKQGIKIFKKRK; from the coding sequence GTGACCATCACACCTGAAAAGGGAAGCAACCCTCGACAGTTCAAGGTAAGTGGAAAACTCATAGCGATGCTTAATGCTTTACCGAGAGAAGACGAAAGGATATGGAAGGCAAAACTGAAGACGATAACCAGAACCTTTGAGGGTTCGCGCGCAAGAATAACAGAAATCACCAAGAATCTACGGTTGAAACGGATTACATTCCACACCTTCAGGCATTGGAAGGCCACGATGGAATACCACAAAACCAAGGACATCCTACATGTCATGAAAATGCTGGGTCACAAGAACATCAGCAACACGTTGAGGTACACTCAACTCATAGAGATCGATGACGATGAATTCATCTCAAAAGTTGCCAAGACAGTTGAAGAAGCTTGTGCGCTCATAGAACTCGGATATGATTACATCACAGAGTTCCGGAAACAAGGAATCAAAATCTTCAAAAAACGCAAATAA
- a CDS encoding 50S ribosomal protein L15: MPHKLRKTRKSRGSRTVGWGRVGQHRKGGQKGHTKAGRHKHLWSYVLRYEPDYFTKKGFYSPNRKKVNVVNVGKLEELALKLSTEEGLEEKEELFFLDLGKFGYSKLLGMGNVTKPFSIKVASHSESAAKKVEEAGGRFITEKINQIRA, translated from the coding sequence ATGCCTCACAAACTTCGAAAGACTCGCAAAAGTCGAGGTTCAAGAACAGTAGGATGGGGTAGGGTGGGTCAGCATCGCAAAGGCGGTCAAAAAGGCCATACGAAAGCAGGTCGGCATAAACACTTATGGTCCTACGTGCTGAGATATGAACCCGATTATTTCACCAAGAAAGGATTCTATTCCCCAAACCGTAAGAAAGTCAATGTAGTAAACGTTGGGAAATTGGAAGAGTTGGCGCTGAAGCTTTCTACCGAAGAAGGCTTAGAGGAAAAAGAAGAGCTATTTTTTCTAGATTTAGGCAAGTTCGGTTACAGCAAACTTTTGGGCATGGGCAACGTAACTAAACCTTTTTCAATAAAAGTCGCATCTCATTCAGAGTCCGCCGCCAAAAAGGTGGAAGAAGCAGGCGGCAGATTTATCACAGAAAAAATCAACCAGATACGTGCATAA
- a CDS encoding 50S ribosomal protein L19e, with amino-acid sequence MSLKSQRRLAAEILKIGRNRVWIDPERIDEVEVAITREEIRKLIHERTIRSLPEKGVSRSRARVLHRQKKKGLRRGPGKRSKPRVSKKEVWMKRIRALRRRLRELKEKRVITENTYRKFYQIAGSGAFESIAELERRIKAKSLWRTR; translated from the coding sequence ATGAGTCTCAAAAGCCAACGCCGCCTTGCTGCTGAAATCCTTAAAATAGGGCGAAACAGGGTTTGGATAGATCCTGAGAGAATAGACGAAGTTGAGGTAGCAATCACCAGAGAAGAAATTAGGAAACTCATTCACGAAAGGACCATACGATCCCTTCCCGAAAAAGGAGTTAGCCGATCACGCGCCCGTGTTTTACATAGACAGAAGAAGAAGGGGTTAAGAAGAGGTCCCGGCAAAAGAAGCAAGCCAAGAGTGTCTAAGAAAGAGGTTTGGATGAAGAGAATTCGAGCGTTGCGAAGAAGGCTACGAGAGTTGAAAGAAAAACGTGTAATTACAGAAAACACGTATCGTAAGTTTTACCAAATAGCAGGAAGTGGTGCCTTCGAATCAATCGCTGAACTTGAGCGCCGTATAAAGGCTAAAAGCTTATGGAGAACGCGTTGA
- a CDS encoding cytidylate kinase family protein produces MATSSDNSKKKIVLCISGMAGCGKSTAAKKIAEKYELRYFSGGDALKALALEAGSKSVDRGWWESEEGMNFLKKRTEDSSFDRKVDEKLLEWAGQGDVVLDSWTMPWLLETSFKIWLEASPRERARRIAQRDKISIEKAFAALKEKDAKTKAIYKRLYGFDLGEDFSPFNLILDVNDLSSDEVLKTLSLVIDRMFL; encoded by the coding sequence ATGGCGACATCGTCCGACAATTCGAAAAAGAAGATTGTTCTGTGCATATCAGGGATGGCTGGATGCGGCAAAAGCACCGCAGCCAAGAAAATCGCGGAAAAATATGAGTTGCGCTATTTTTCAGGAGGTGATGCACTGAAAGCTTTGGCGTTAGAAGCAGGTTCCAAATCTGTCGATAGAGGGTGGTGGGAAAGCGAAGAAGGAATGAATTTCCTCAAGAAACGAACGGAGGATTCGTCCTTTGACAGAAAGGTTGACGAAAAATTGTTGGAATGGGCAGGGCAAGGAGATGTTGTTCTTGATAGCTGGACTATGCCATGGCTTCTAGAAACGAGCTTCAAAATCTGGTTGGAAGCATCGCCTAGAGAAAGGGCTCGGCGAATTGCACAACGAGACAAAATAAGCATTGAAAAGGCGTTTGCAGCTTTGAAGGAGAAAGATGCGAAAACCAAAGCTATCTACAAAAGACTCTACGGATTTGACCTTGGAGAAGATTTTTCTCCTTTCAATCTCATTCTAGACGTAAACGATCTAAGTTCAGATGAAGTTCTCAAAACACTGAGCCTCGTTATAGATCGTATGTTCCTTTAG